A genomic window from Thermoanaerobaculia bacterium includes:
- a CDS encoding DUF4388 domain-containing protein, with the protein MHSALCFGGTLRETTVPIVLHRIVQRRAKGTLTLSRPSERIHLFFVDGELKAANSTRAGMRLGDALLIHGVLDEEDFEDAVHSVKGGRGGRIGKSLVEKGLVSRDVLDAETRRHFEEIFFSCFSWRDGDFAFLPSHGRLDSDVAVDLPTAALIIEGVRREGGGDPGAGALGDPACFGRATPLTTEIQSLRLSSEEAYFLSLCDGKTRLRDILRLGRSRSESAQTLYTLMACGLVEFVPASPSGDAAANRPRDDVPFLPPDDPWDAPAELDPEARDEIARGAYTEAMVSLAHGDFYAAIVRLQECVRLFPYNIEYRFQLGGALSRNPLWRRRALVQYREALDLDPFREELLTSFAELLLTERKFAAALEIARRLVAHHPNPPRNQDLLARCRAAAPGAPAEDEVGRLLEHGGWVPSRGFREEPH; encoded by the coding sequence TTGCATTCTGCGCTCTGTTTCGGCGGAACCCTGCGGGAGACCACCGTTCCGATCGTTTTGCATCGGATCGTCCAGAGACGCGCGAAGGGGACGCTGACTCTGTCTCGTCCCTCCGAGCGGATCCATCTGTTCTTCGTCGACGGCGAGCTGAAAGCGGCGAACTCGACCCGCGCCGGCATGCGACTGGGCGACGCGCTCCTCATCCACGGCGTCCTCGACGAAGAGGACTTCGAGGACGCCGTCCATTCGGTGAAGGGCGGCCGCGGGGGACGCATCGGAAAGTCCCTCGTCGAGAAGGGACTGGTGAGCCGGGACGTCCTGGACGCCGAGACCCGGCGGCACTTCGAGGAGATCTTCTTTTCCTGCTTCTCGTGGCGGGACGGCGACTTCGCGTTTCTCCCTTCGCATGGACGTCTCGATTCCGACGTCGCGGTCGATCTGCCGACCGCGGCCCTGATCATCGAGGGAGTGCGGCGCGAAGGCGGAGGCGATCCCGGCGCCGGCGCTCTCGGCGATCCGGCGTGTTTCGGCCGAGCGACCCCGCTCACGACCGAGATCCAGTCGCTCCGATTGAGCTCCGAAGAAGCGTATTTCCTGTCGCTTTGCGACGGGAAGACCCGGCTCCGCGACATCCTTCGGCTCGGCCGCTCCCGCTCGGAATCCGCGCAGACGCTCTACACGCTCATGGCGTGCGGATTGGTCGAATTCGTGCCGGCATCCCCATCCGGAGACGCGGCGGCCAATCGGCCGCGCGACGACGTGCCCTTCCTCCCGCCGGACGACCCGTGGGACGCGCCCGCGGAATTGGACCCGGAGGCGCGCGACGAAATCGCCCGCGGCGCTTACACGGAGGCGATGGTGTCTCTCGCGCACGGGGACTTCTACGCCGCCATCGTCCGCCTCCAGGAATGCGTGCGCCTCTTCCCGTACAACATCGAGTACCGCTTCCAGCTCGGCGGGGCCCTGTCCCGCAACCCCCTGTGGCGCAGACGCGCGCTCGTCCAGTACCGCGAGGCGCTCGACCTCGATCCCTTCCGCGAGGAGCTGCTCACGAGCTTCGCGGAGCTTCTCCTGACCGAGCGGAAGTTTGCGGCCGCCCTGGAAATCGCGCGGCGCCTCGTCGCGCATCACCCGAACCCGCCGCGCAACCAGGACCTGCTGGCCCGTTGTCGGGCGGCGGCTCCCGGCGCTCCTGCCGAAGACGAGGTCGGACGACTGCTGGAACACGGCGGCTGGGTCCCCTCCCGCGGCTTTCGCGAAGAGCCGCACTGA